A single region of the Corallococcus caeni genome encodes:
- a CDS encoding tyrosine-protein kinase family protein: MTTFDRALPSLLQICEQSSGFSDFKRACAVRDLRGRIRLILESQANQTQESISSFCTTLENKLSSQLKSFFVPPILTTTGPGERARIAKEILSSAQPWQNCSYEDPVSGTRMTPPGSRWFLLERRLSKHSWLESNKLTPPWPLIKGAPPLVTFYSFKGGVGRTTSLVSCAWQLAREGNRVAIIDLDLEAPGLGSLLEAETQRGAVDAIVDFFATGSIDTNDLYAPAQALGAEDATQVDVIPAGNLDINYLEKLARLDFINDTPGELNKSSPVEDALRALVLKVRSALKPNFIFLDARAGLHDLAGLSLHGVSHVDVLVGRASEQSFRGLDIAIQALGIRKDAQDLRCIIVHGFAPRDPESEPSKKEIDTFQTRVYDSFCTHIYEEDPPGPTDRTAAHWPWPLRQNPDLERFTSLSSVRDSLFSDQHQQLLLRIKELCTPEPAPNSGDDAPEETLP, translated from the coding sequence ATGACAACATTCGATCGAGCGCTTCCCTCCCTGCTGCAAATCTGTGAACAGAGCAGCGGTTTTTCAGATTTCAAACGCGCATGCGCGGTGCGAGATCTTCGAGGCCGCATTCGGTTAATTCTGGAGTCACAGGCAAACCAAACGCAAGAAAGCATCAGCAGCTTCTGCACAACACTCGAAAACAAGCTTTCAAGCCAACTAAAGTCATTCTTTGTTCCGCCCATCCTCACAACAACTGGACCAGGGGAGCGCGCAAGAATTGCCAAGGAAATACTAAGTTCCGCTCAGCCTTGGCAGAACTGCTCTTATGAAGACCCTGTTTCTGGCACTCGGATGACACCACCGGGCAGTCGTTGGTTCCTACTTGAGCGAAGACTTTCGAAGCATAGCTGGCTTGAGTCAAATAAGCTCACCCCACCTTGGCCACTAATAAAAGGAGCCCCTCCTTTAGTAACCTTTTACTCTTTTAAAGGCGGAGTAGGCCGCACAACATCCCTGGTGTCGTGCGCGTGGCAACTCGCACGCGAAGGAAACCGTGTAGCAATCATCGACCTAGACCTAGAAGCCCCAGGACTGGGTTCTCTCTTGGAAGCAGAGACACAACGAGGCGCAGTCGATGCGATCGTAGACTTCTTTGCCACAGGATCAATTGACACAAATGACCTTTATGCCCCTGCTCAAGCACTTGGCGCCGAAGATGCCACTCAGGTTGATGTAATCCCCGCTGGGAACCTCGACATCAACTACCTAGAAAAACTAGCAAGACTTGATTTCATTAATGACACACCGGGAGAACTGAACAAATCAAGTCCAGTCGAGGATGCCCTGCGCGCGCTTGTATTGAAAGTTCGCAGCGCCCTAAAGCCGAACTTCATCTTCCTTGATGCGAGAGCAGGACTGCACGACCTCGCAGGTCTGTCACTCCATGGCGTCTCGCATGTCGACGTCTTGGTCGGCAGAGCATCTGAACAGTCGTTTCGCGGCCTAGACATTGCAATCCAAGCACTGGGCATCCGAAAAGACGCTCAGGACCTAAGGTGCATTATAGTTCATGGATTCGCCCCTCGGGATCCAGAATCAGAACCAAGCAAGAAAGAGATTGATACATTTCAAACGCGAGTCTACGATAGTTTCTGCACCCACATATACGAAGAAGACCCCCCGGGCCCAACAGACAGGACAGCTGCACATTGGCCATGGCCCCTACGGCAGAATCCAGATCTTGAGCGCTTTACAAGCCTGTCATCAGTAAGGGACAGCCTTTTCTCCGATCAGCACCAGCAACTACTACTCCGAATCAAGGAACTATGCACCCCTGAGCCAGCACCCAACTCAGGCGACGATGCACCGGAGGAGACACTGCCATGA